The Candidatus Cloacimonadota bacterium region TGAAAAGAGATTCTGCTTTAACAATGTTGGCGAACTCAATCACTCTAACACCCGGCACATTGACCATTGATGTTGATAAAGAAAATCAATTTTTGTATATTCATTGGATTGATGTGCTCACTGAGGACACAGAAGAAGCAACAAAGAAAATTGGTGGTAAATTTGAAAAAATATTGGAGGAAATTTTCGAATGAAAACTTTTAAGTGGTTAATCGGTTTGATTGTTATTGTTGCTTTTTTAGTAATAAATTTTTTCGTTTTAAAAAATATTCCCTTTGAATACAGATTAATAAATATATTATTGTTTTGCTCTTTATTTATTCTAATCAGAGTTGTGAAAGGTCCATCGGTAGCAGATCGTATTGTTGCGATTGATATTCTCGGAGTGCTAATAATCGGGGTTTGTGCAATTCTTGCCATTGCTCTGGACAGATCATTTTATATTGATATTGGTATTGCTTGGGGTTTGCAGAGTTTTATTGGTGCTTTAGCTTTAGCAAAATTTATGGAAGGGAGATCATTAGATGCTTAGTTTAAACCAAACCATTGGTTATATAATTATTGGATTCGGTATTCTATTTGATTTTTTCGGAGTGCTCGGTTTAATCCGTTTACCTGATGTTTATAACAGGTTACAAGCCGCAACAAAATGTGTTACTTTTGGCTCAGCCGGTATTTTAATTGGCGTGTTTGTCTATTCCGGTTTTACAGCGATGGGTTTCAAAGCAATCCTTTGCGCAATCTTCATTCTATTAACTTCACCGGTTTCTGCGCATGCAATCGCTCGTG contains the following coding sequences:
- a CDS encoding monovalent cation/H+ antiporter complex subunit F translates to MKTFKWLIGLIVIVAFLVINFFVLKNIPFEYRLINILLFCSLFILIRVVKGPSVADRIVAIDILGVLIIGVCAILAIALDRSFYIDIGIAWGLQSFIGALALAKFMEGRSLDA
- the mnhG gene encoding monovalent cation/H(+) antiporter subunit G, translating into MLSLNQTIGYIIIGFGILFDFFGVLGLIRLPDVYNRLQAATKCVTFGSAGILIGVFVYSGFTAMGFKAILCAIFILLTSPVSAHAIARAAHRADIKLCDETIVDRYEEDKELQE